The genomic window ACCGGAAGGCACCCTCATGAGCAGCAACCTCCCCAAGGTCGCCTGGATCGGGCTCGGCATCATGGGCTCCCCCATGTCCGAGAACCTGGTCGAGGCCGGATACCAGGTCACCGGTTACACCCTGGAGCAGGACAAGATCGACCGGCTCGTCGCAGCGGGCGGCCGGGGTGCCGGCTCGATCGCCGATGCGGTGCGCGACGCCGACGTCGTCGTCACGATGGTCCCGGCGTCCCCCCAGGTCGAGGCCATCGCGTACGGCCCCGACGGCATCCTGGAGAACGCCCGCGAGGGCGCCCTGCTGATCGACATGTCGTCGATCACCCCGCAGACCTCCGTGGACCTGGCCGCACGGGCGAAGGAGAAGGGCATCCGCGTGCTGGACGCCCCGGTCTCGGGCGGCGAGGCGGGCGCGATCGAGGCCGTCCTGTCCATCATGGTCGGCGGCGAGCAGACCGACTTCGACGCCGCGCAGCCGCTGCTCCAGGTGCTGGGCAGGACGATCGTGCTGTGCGGACCCCACGGCTCCGGCCAGACGGTGAAGGCCGCCAACCAGCTGATCGTCGCGGTCAACATCCAGGCCTGCGCGGAGGCCGTGGTCTTCCTCGAGAAGTCGGGCGTGGACCTGGGCGCCGCCCTGGACGTCCTGAACGGCGGGCTCGCGGGCTCGACGGTCCTGACGCGCAAGAAGGACAACTTCCTCAAGCGTGACTTCGCTCCGGGCTTCCGGATCGACCTGCACCACAAGGACATGGGCATCGTCACGGACGCCGCACGCAACGTCGGCGCGGCCCTGCCCGTCGGCGGGGTCGTGGCCCAGCTGGTCGCCTCGCTGCGCGCCCAGGGCGACGGCGGGCTCGACCACTCGGCACTGCTGCGCTCGGTCGAGCGGCTCTCCGGCTCCCAGGTCTGACACCCCGGCCCTTCCAGGGGCCCCTGAACTCCGGGTCGCGGTGGCGCTGACACCTGTCCTGTCGCGCCCAGGCGCCGCCGCGGCCCGGAATCCAATCCTCCAATTTCAACAAACTGTTGACGTGCCGTTCCCGGCTTATCTACGCTCCTGAAGCCGTCAGCAGCCCCGTACGGAAGGCCTCCATGTCCCAGCGTGTGCTCACGACCGAGTCAGGCGCCCCGGTCGCCGACAACCAGAACTCCGCCACGGCCGGCGCCGGCGGGCCGGTCCTCCTCCAGGATCAGCACCTGCTGGAGAAGCTCGCCCGCTTCAACCGTGAGCGCATCCCGGAGCGCGTGGTCCACGCCCGCGGCTCCGGCGCGTACGGCTACTTCGAGGTGACGGACGACGTCACCGGCTTCACCCGCGCCGACTTCCTCTCCGAAGTGGGCCGCCGCACCGAGACGTTCATACGCTTCTCCACGGTCGCCGACTCGCTGGGTGGCGCCGACGCCGTACGCGACCCCCGCGGTTTCGCGCTGAAGTTCTACACGAACGAGGGCAACTACGACCTCGTGGGCAACAACACGCCGGTCTTCTTCATCAAGGACCCGGTGAAGTTCCCCGACTTCATCCACTCACAGAAGCGCGACCCGTTCACGGGACGCCAGGAGCCGGACAACGTCTGGGACTTCTGGGCCAACTCCCCCGAGTCGACGCACCAGATCACCTGGCTGATGGGCGACCGCGGCATCCCTGCCTCCTACCGGCACATGAACGGCTTCGGCTCGCACACCTACCAGTGGACGAACGCCGAGGGCGAGACCTTCTTCGTCAAGTACCACTTCAAAACGAACCAGGGCGTGCGCTCGCTCTCCGCCGAGCAGGGCGCGGAGCAGGTCGGCAAGGACGCCAACTCGCACCAGACGGACCTGCTCCAGGCCATCGAGCGGGGCGTCAACCCGTCCTGGACGCTGCACGTGCAGGTGATGCCCGCCGCCGAGGCCGCGGACTACCGCTTCAACCCGTTCGACGTCACGAAGGTGTGGCCGCACCCCGACTACCCGCTGCGGCGGGTCGGCCGTCTGGTACTGGACCGCAACCCGGACAACGTGTTCGCCGAGGTGGAGCAGGCGGCGTTCTCGCCGAACAACTTCGTGCCCGGCATCGGCCCGTCCCCGGACAAGATGCTCCAGGGCCGGCTGTTCGCCTACGCCGACGCGCAGCGCTACCGCCTGGG from Streptomyces sp. NBC_01341 includes these protein-coding regions:
- a CDS encoding 2-hydroxy-3-oxopropionate reductase, with amino-acid sequence MSSNLPKVAWIGLGIMGSPMSENLVEAGYQVTGYTLEQDKIDRLVAAGGRGAGSIADAVRDADVVVTMVPASPQVEAIAYGPDGILENAREGALLIDMSSITPQTSVDLAARAKEKGIRVLDAPVSGGEAGAIEAVLSIMVGGEQTDFDAAQPLLQVLGRTIVLCGPHGSGQTVKAANQLIVAVNIQACAEAVVFLEKSGVDLGAALDVLNGGLAGSTVLTRKKDNFLKRDFAPGFRIDLHHKDMGIVTDAARNVGAALPVGGVVAQLVASLRAQGDGGLDHSALLRSVERLSGSQV
- a CDS encoding catalase, with amino-acid sequence MSQRVLTTESGAPVADNQNSATAGAGGPVLLQDQHLLEKLARFNRERIPERVVHARGSGAYGYFEVTDDVTGFTRADFLSEVGRRTETFIRFSTVADSLGGADAVRDPRGFALKFYTNEGNYDLVGNNTPVFFIKDPVKFPDFIHSQKRDPFTGRQEPDNVWDFWANSPESTHQITWLMGDRGIPASYRHMNGFGSHTYQWTNAEGETFFVKYHFKTNQGVRSLSAEQGAEQVGKDANSHQTDLLQAIERGVNPSWTLHVQVMPAAEAADYRFNPFDVTKVWPHPDYPLRRVGRLVLDRNPDNVFAEVEQAAFSPNNFVPGIGPSPDKMLQGRLFAYADAQRYRLGINHTQLPVNAPKAAVVDNYGRDGLHATRYGSRQDKNYEPNSYAGPAQTGLPLAAPIAVHGWTGTHEAPAHTKDDDFFQAGELYRLMSADEKDRLVANIAGGLSQVTRDDVIEKNLAHFHAADADYGKRVEEAVRALRED